The genome window CCTTCAAACCAATCTTCGCAGCTGTACTCCTCGCAATCCGCATCACTTGCGCCCTCGTCTCCGCCGGCCGCGCGGACGCATCAATCCCGATAACCCGCCTTTTTCTACTACCAGGCTGCACCCGCTCCAGCAACTTAAACCCAGCAATCATGCCCGCAAACGTACTCCCCGTCACCGCacacaccaccaccacatcgAAGAACACCCCCATCTCGCGCTCCTGCATCGCCACCTCAAACGCCCACCGCGCAAACCCCAGCCCGCCGAGCGGATGGTCAGACGCACCCGCCGGGATGTAGTACGCGCGCTCGCCGCGCGCCTCGCACTCGCCCAGCAACTGGCGCAGACTCTCTTTATGCTCGATGCCGAACCCCGCTGGATGCAGCCGCACATCCGCGCCCATCAGCCGCGACAGCTGGATATTGCCTACCTGGTCGTAATGGGCGTCGTTCCAGTCGACCCAGTGCTCCTGCACGAGACGGGCGGTGAGGCCGGCGtgtgcggcggcggcggcgacctGACGGGTGTGGTTGGATTGGACGCCGCCGATGGAGAGCAGGGTCGTGGCGTTTTGGGCGAGGGCGTCCGCGAGAAGATACTCGAGTTTGCGGGTTTTGTTGCCGCCGTAGGCGAGGGCGGAGTTGAGGTCCTCGCGCTTGGCGTAGATGGTGGTGTGCAAATCGGCGGAGGTGTtggggaggaggtggatgggGGAGGGGCCGAGGGTGAGGGTGTAGCGGGGGATGGAGGCGAAGGGTTCTGGGAGGGGGATTTCTAGGGTCATTTTGGCGCTTTTGCTTTTGTTTCTTTGTCTGGTGGGTTTGAGGTTGATTTGTATAGGGTGAAGGGCAGCGGTGGCTGTCCCTCTTTTATACTGCAGGCCGGTATCTCAAGTGCCTCATGTCACTGAGACGGCGCTGGGTGGAACTGGTATGCTTATCAGCCTGCATCGTCAGTCGTTCTCCCATGGCTGTGAGCATCGGACGTTGTCCGCTGGGTTAGGAAGATGCCATTGGAGTTCACGGAGGAGTCGTGGAATTCCGATGCGGGGTCGAGGTGATGGCATCGCTGTGGTGGGGAAGTTGCGCGTCTCTGAGACAAAATCTAGTGGATTTCAAGACTGATTGCAGAGGGGTAGTCGTAATGATTAAGGATCAGCAAGGTCCTCGGCCACTGCCGGATACACACTACAGTGAGGACCTTGCGAGCATTAGAAACGTACAAGTAGGTCGCCTGGTACACCATTCTAACTACTGCGGATTGCTCAAACTCATACAGATTCAATTGCAATAAAGAATGGTATATTGATACGCCATAGATCGTCAGCTCGTCTGTATCCGATTTTACACAtagagaggaaaagaaaaaaaaagaaacccCCTACGACATATCGACAACGCAGCGGATGCAGTCACCCTGCTTCATCTGCTCAAAGGCAGTGTTAATCCTGGAGAGCGGCTCACGGTGGGTGATGAACTCGTCCACCTTGAGCTTGCCGTTCAGGTAGTCGTCGACCAGACCGGGCAGCTGTGTACGGCCCTTAATACCACCGAAAGCGCATCCTTTCCACACACGGCCAGTAACGAGTTGGAACGCTATTGATCGTGAGTACATCGCCACTAAATGATGGGGCACACACTTACGTCTGGTAGAAATCtcctggccagcagcagcaacaccgaTGATGATACTCTCGCCCCAACCCTTGTGGCAGGCTTCCAGGGCGGCGCGCATAACACCGACGTTACCGGTGCAGTCGAAGGTGTAGTCGCAACCACCATCGGTCATCTCAATGAGTTGCTCCTGGATAGTCTTGCCGTTGAGCTTGGTGGGGTTGACAAAGTCGGTGGCACCGAACTTGCGAGCCCACGCCTCCTTGCTGTCGTTGACATCGACAGCAATGATCTTGCCcgccttgttcttgacaGCACCCTGGATGACGGAGAGACCAACACAGCCAGCACCGAAGACAGCCACGTTCGAgccctcctcgaccttggCAGTGACAACGGCCGCACCGTAGCCGGTGGTGATACCACAACCGAGCAGGCAGGACCGGTCAGTAGGGATCTTGGGTGTGACAGCGACAACGGAGATATCAGCAACAACGGTGTACtgggagaaggtggaagtGCCCATGAAGTGCAACAGGTCCTTGCCACGGGCCTTGAACCGTGAAGTCCCGTCCGGCATCACACCCTTGCCCTGTGTGGCACGGATCTTGCCGCAGAGGTTGGTCTTGCCGGACTTGCAGAACTTGCACTCACGGCACTCGGGGGTGCTTCATACCGGCATTAGCTGGATCCTCCTCGGCAGGTTGATCACGAGAACGTACTAAAGAGCAATGACATAGTCACCGGGCTTCACCGAGGTGACACCCTCTCCTACAGACTCGACAATACCAGCACCCTCGTGTCCGAGAATGACGGGGAAGGCGCCCTCGGGGTCCTTTCCAGACAGTGTGTAGGCATCTGGAGGCCGATTAGCCGTTGTCACCGTTTCTGAAGCTTCTTCCCAACCAAGAGATACCAACCTGTGTGGCAGACACCGGTGTGCAGAACCTGGATGCGGACTTCGTGCGCCTTGGGGGGTGcaacctcaacatcctcaatCGAGAGAGGCTCGCCAGCGCCCCATGCAACGGCAGCCTGCAGTTCTCAGTATGATTTAGCTTGTGTGCACGAAAGCAGTCCAGCATAACCTAGTCAAGCCGGATTCCGGGATTCCCGGAAGGGTGCAATAGCATCAATGGGCGTACCTTGCAAGTGATGGTCTGAATGTCCAGTCAGCAGCCACTTCTTACGAGAGTGTAGTCAAATTTTGGTGATATAGCGCCAATATCGACTCACCTTTCCAACAGTGTCGGCCATGATGTCAACGAGTTCGGAGTTCGGATAGTACGGGAACTCTGCGGAAGAGGAGCGCAGGGAAGGTGAAGTAAAGAATTGTCTTTCTGGAGGAAGGCAATAAGCGTGCAAGCCTGATTATAAAGAAAGGTTGCTCGAGACGCGTCGATCGGAAAGTGGATCTTTGGTCTTCTGAGGAGGTCGAAATTCGACGAGGGGGAGGGGATGATGGTGGGGTGAGGGGTTACCAATGCCTGAAACCGACGCCGACGGGAAACTCTCGGGTTGGACAATCTCATCATATTCTGGGTTAtgactcctcttcctttAACATTTGGATCAAGACAGGTGGATCGTTGAAAATTTGCATATAATCCCCTCATGTCTCCGCATTCTCCAACTGCTGTTGTGATGGCCTGCTGCAGTTAATCCAGCTTCATTGAATGGATAGGCTGTTCATTATGACGGCCAACCTTTAGCAAATATGAGCTCTAGAGCCAGCTCAGCAGCACTCTACCATACAATTAGTTGTCCACTGAGCAATACTAACTTGGCTCGACAACCTCGATACATCAGATATCGAGCTCTAGGCCGAGTTCGGCCAGTTCTCTCAACCAGGCTGAGCTATGATAAGTGTGTCGAAAAGGGTAATGTTTTCCGGGCGACATTTGGCCCGTGTCCCCGCCAAGACCAGCACCAGCTATGGGCCTATGAGGTAGGATAGCTACCCAGAAGGAACAGTGAGTGGATAGATGCCGACAGAATGCTGCGTTTTATCGTTCAGTTGAATCTGCTAATCTCACTGCTCTGGACGCGAATCGACCAATAAGTTTCGATTGTCGGGCCTAACTCGATGGTCATCACCCAAATTGGAGATTTTTCCCAGCCTTATTCTTGTATCAGGCTTGCTTGTCTCTGATAAGAAAGCTTCAACTGCTTCAAAATGAGTTAGATATCACCTAGACATAGACACATGGAAGAATGTCGTCTCAAATGGCTGTCTTTTGCGGCTTCAGTGCCTCTATAATTTTCTGCATTGGACAATGTGACGGGCCATCAACCCATCAAGGGCTACCGTCTCATAAGTCCCAAAATATGCTATATGGTACATGTTACACAGATCAAAGTAAACCCAGATGATACCTCCCACTATATCCCTTCACGGTGGATTCTCCTCCGCTTCATGCAGGAACCAGCCCAAGTGCCCATTCATTGAGCCGAAGACAAGCATGCTCCCGAGCTGTGAGATAGAATCAAACGCAATTTATACACCTTACGAGGAGATGAGACAAGACAACAGGTTAGACTACCGGCCAGGCAGCTGTCCACCCTGCATCATAGCCGCGTTCTGCTCCTGGAAGCGCTCGTTCAAGCGGCTGGAAGCCTTCATATACTTGTCCACACAGCGCATAATACAGCCTTCTTCACGGGAGATGAGGGACTTGGTGGTGAAGTCGTTGACGCAGTTATCGAAGCAGCGTTGAACGAGCTTGGAGTACATCTGTATGGCGGAAAAAAGTCAGAAGCAGGCCTCAACGGTCGACGGCTCGAAAATATCGGACACTGGGTTGGGCGTTGGGCGGCGGCCCGATGGCGACAGATAAGAAC of Aspergillus fumigatus Af293 chromosome 2, whole genome shotgun sequence contains these proteins:
- a CDS encoding putative 1-aminocyclopropane-1-carboxylate deaminase → MTLEIPLPEPFASIPRYTLTLGPSPIHLLPNTSADLHTTIYAKREDLNSALAYGGNKTRKLEYLLADALAQNATTLLSIGGVQSNHTRQVAAAAAHAGLTARLVQEHWVDWNDAHYDQVGNIQLSRLMGADVRLHPAGFGIEHKESLRQLLGECEARGERAYYIPAGASDHPLGGLGFARWAFEVAMQEREMGVFFDVVVVCAVTGSTFAGMIAGFKLLERVQPGSRKRRVIGIDASARPAETRAQVMRIARSTAAKIGLKDEDISEEDVVLNENYHEGVYGVPGEGTIKAMEYAASKDAFITDPVYEGKSFAGLIDLAKKGEFAGKTVLYAHLGGQPALNAYSEIGRAK
- a CDS encoding bifunctional alcohol dehydrogenase/S-(hydroxymethyl)glutathione dehydrogenase translates to MADTVGKTITCKAAVAWGAGEPLSIEDVEVAPPKAHEVRIQVLHTGVCHTDAYTLSGKDPEGAFPVILGHEGAGIVESVGEGVTSVKPGDYVIALYTPECRECKFCKSGKTNLCGKIRATQGKGVMPDGTSRFKARGKDLLHFMGTSTFSQYTVVADISVVAVTPKIPTDRSCLLGCGITTGYGAAVVTAKVEEGSNVAVFGAGCVGLSVIQGAVKNKAGKIIAVDVNDSKEAWARKFGATDFVNPTKLNGKTIQEQLIEMTDGGCDYTFDCTGNVGVMRAALEACHKGWGESIIIGVAAAGQEISTRPFQLVTGRVWKGCAFGGIKGRTQLPGLVDDYLNGKLKVDEFITHREPLSRINTAFEQMKQGDCIRCVVDMS
- the tim9 gene encoding protein transporter TIM9, which produces MDGLTAAEQRELASRMERKQLKEFMTMYSKLVQRCFDNCVNDFTTKSLISREEGCIMRCVDKYMKASSRLNERFQEQNAAMMQGGQLPGR